From a region of the Panicum virgatum strain AP13 chromosome 2K, P.virgatum_v5, whole genome shotgun sequence genome:
- the LOC120669064 gene encoding uncharacterized protein LOC120669064 isoform X2, which produces MAYHRPSLLLRRRRSLPSPSSLLLLLRHRPFASSPSPPSPSAPSPASSKPPALSARLAFVFDQLDAIDRSRSSDLSARDAALRRIQSWRRPAPPPEAPPLEGVAGPRPEPGPEPDEPKKEAEAAVAAGDEVGRMSMEGVLRREVELVHPWPEWIEMMERLAQQRYFDLGRAGGADEASMAAAVPMDLSEVSEEAGFDFSRDWTTVKNACMNFGRDRFDILKSLPRKDLQILVGHGCPSMDAKAVFSAKLIRKLVHLDEGDVCSSCNLRNVCSRGYILTRKEDEARTLDVMRILLIYGFDHIKETVENKPLLKLKSLKTVVRKLIHEIVKLSAVPIDPNLPPPVIRKPPPKVKQPPPPPKKRVGRDDVEMKKGDWLCPKCDFMNFAKNNVCLQCDAKRPKRQLLPGEWECPRCNFLNYRRNMSCFHCEHDRPADEYAKSQMEAKQSALRKRLERPPRKSDVSSSWNFDFDDNESDGADVAAFEFADSSKARESSPVDSMSYRDSPRGSEDEDFRMAETMTKGRDNKFSERDSSPPSRVGFDDFDDEEDDIDSYELDLSKGSQAGGVSRMSYSDLENASDSEGFDEFDYSRKPRYAAKDDIAAPTDEDEFEDHPSLRSSHLADSWHKTRGRSGSNKYKRESLGSESDDGIDSDLDEDIDEGLGSKRSHIQGNHERASVRHNALAYSDDEPFPDMDSGMVDRFQSRRTKSSTNTSDNFRGRSRNLNDRQSRGDRYSRMDRNTSDNFRGRSRNLNDRQSRGDRYSRMDRNDQSNGFNMHRGGPVSDRSRRVRGNQLDNGSRGSQRNRSGDFHGRR; this is translated from the exons ATGGCGTACCACCGCCCATcgctgctgctccgccgccggcgcagcctcccttccccttcctccctcctcctcctcctccgccaccgcccattcgcctcctctccctccccgccctcgccctcggcccccTCGCCGGCCTCCTCTAAGCCCCCCGCCCTCTCCGCCCgcctcgccttcgtcttcgacCAGCTCGACGCCATCGACCGCTCCCGCTCCTCCGACCTCTCGGCCCGCGACGCTGCCCTCCGCCGCATCCAGTCCtggcgccgccccgcgccgccccctgaggcgccgccgctggagggagtggcaggACCGCGGCCAGAGCCGGGGCCGGAACCCGACGAACCGAAGAAGGAagccgaggcggcggtggcagcgggcGATGAGGTGGGGAGGATGAGCATGGAGGGGGTGCTGCGGAGGGAGGTGGAGCTGGTGCACCCCTGGCCCGAGTGGATCGAAATGATGGAGCGGCTGGCTCAGCAGAGGTACTTCGACCTCGGGCGGGCCGGTGGTGCTGACGAGGCCTCAATGGCCGCCGCGGTGCCCATGGACCTCTCAGAGGTCAGCGAGGAGGCCGGGTTCGACTTCTCCAGGGACTGGACCACTGTTAAGAACGCCTGTATGAACTTTGGCCGCGACCGGTTCGACATCCTCAA ATCATTGCCAAGGAAGGATCTTCAGATATTAGTGGGCCATGGGTGCCCCAGCATGGATGCAAAAGCTGTGTTTTCTGCAAAGCTGATAAGAAAACTTGTCCATCTTGATGAGGGCGAT GTATGTAGCTCTTGTAATTTACGAAATGTATGCTCAAGGGGTTACATCCTTACACGTAAAGAAGATGAAGCGAGGACCCTTGATGTTATGCGTATTTTATTGATCTATGGTTTTGATCACATAAAGGAAACAGTAGAGAACAAGCCTCTTCTCAAATTGAAATCTTTGAAGACTGTTGTCCGGAAATTAATACATGAGATTGTCAAGTTGAGCGCTGTTCCTATTGATCCTAATCTCCCACCTCCTGTAATAAGGAAACCTCCTCCTAAGGTGAAGCAACCACCTCCCCCACCAAAGAAGCGAGTTGGACGTGATGATGTAGAGATGAAGAAAGGAGATTGGCTCTGCCCTAA GTGTGACTTCATGAACTTTGCAAAAAACAATGTTTGCTTGCAGTGTGATGCTAAACGTCCAAAAAGGCAACTCCTCCCTGGAGAGTGGGAATGTCCTCG GTGCAATTTCTTGAACTATAGGCGGAATATGTCATGTTTCCATTGTGAGCATGACCGCCCTGCTGATGAGTACGCCAAGAGCCAAATGGAAGCAAAGCAATCGGCACTACGGAAAAGATTGGAAAGACCTCCACGCAAGTCTGATGTTTCTAGTTCATGGAACTTTGATTTTGATGATAATGAGTCAGACGGCGCTGATGTTGCTGCATTTGAGTTTGCTGATTCATCTAAAGCAAGGGAGAGCTCACCCGTGGACAGCATGTCCTACAGAGATTCTCCTAGGGGCTCAGAGGACGAGGACTTCAGAATGGCGGAAACAATGACTAAGGGAAGAGATAATAAGTTCTCAGAAAGAGATAGCTCGCCACCTTCTAGGGTTGGTtttgatgattttgatgatgaagaggatgacATTGACAGTTATGAACTTGACTTATCAAAAGGAAGTCAGGCTGGTGGAGTGTCAAGGATGAGTTATTCTGATCTTGAGAATGCTTCTGATTCAGAAGGTTTTGATGAATTTGATTACAGTAGAAAGCCCAGATATGCAGCCAAGGATGATATAGCAGCGCCCACTGATGAGGATGAATTTGAGGATCACCCTTCCCTGAGATCAAGTCATCTTGCTGATTCTTGGCATAAGACCAGAGGTCGGAGTGGTTCTAATAAATATAAAAGGGAATCTTTGGGATCAGAGAGTGATGACGGGATAGATTCTGATCTGGACGAGGACATTGACGAAGGTCTTGGAAGTAAACGAAGCCATATTCAGGGAAATCATGAGAGAGCTTCTGTCAGGCACAATGCACTTGCCTACAGTGATGATGAACCATTTCCTGATATGGATTCTGGTATGGTTGATCGGTTTCAGTCTAGGCGGACTAAGTCTTCCACAAACACCAGTGATAACTTCCGTGGCAGAAGCCGTAACTTGAATGATAGACAGTCTAGAG GGGACCGTTATAGTAGAATGGACCGGAACACCAGTGATAACTTCCGTGGCAGAAGCCGTAACTTGAATGATAGACAGTCTAGAGGGGACCGTTATAGTAGAATGGACCGGAACGACCAATCTAATGGTTTTAATATGCATCGTGGTGGGCCGGTATCGGATAGGAGTCGCAGAGTTAGAGGAAATCAGCTCGATAATGGTTCAAGAGGTTCACAAAGAAATAGAAGTGGCGACTTCCATGGCAGGCGCTGA
- the LOC120669064 gene encoding uncharacterized protein LOC120669064 isoform X1 — MAYHRPSLLLRRRRSLPSPSSLLLLLRHRPFASSPSPPSPSAPSPASSKPPALSARLAFVFDQLDAIDRSRSSDLSARDAALRRIQSWRRPAPPPEAPPLEGVAGPRPEPGPEPDEPKKEAEAAVAAGDEVGRMSMEGVLRREVELVHPWPEWIEMMERLAQQRYFDLGRAGGADEASMAAAVPMDLSEVSEEAGFDFSRDWTTVKNACMNFGRDRFDILKSLPRKDLQILVGHGCPSMDAKAVFSAKLIRKLVHLDEGDVCSSCNLRNVCSRGYILTRKEDEARTLDVMRILLIYGFDHIKETVENKPLLKLKSLKTVVRKLIHEIVKLSAVPIDPNLPPPVIRKPPPKVKQPPPPPKKRVGRDDVEMKKGDWLCPKCDFMNFAKNNVCLQCDAKRPKRQLLPGEWECPRCNFLNYRRNMSCFHCEHDRPADEYAKSQMEAKQSALRKRLERPPRKSDVSSSWNFDFDDNESDGADVAAFEFADSSKARESSPVDSMSYRDSPRGSEDEDFRMAETMTKGRDNKFSERDSSPPSRVGFDDFDDEEDDIDSYELDLSKGSQAGGVSRMSYSDLENASDSEGFDEFDYSRKPRYAAKDDIAAPTDEDEFEDHPSLRSSHLADSWHKTRGRSGSNKYKRESLGSESDDGIDSDLDEDIDEGLGSKRSHIQGNHERASVRHNALAYSDDEPFPDMDSGMVDRFQSRRTKSSTNTSDNFRGRSRNLNDRQSRGDRYSRMDRNTSDNFRGRSRNLNDRQSRGDRYSRMDRNTSDNFRGRSRNLNDRQSRGDRYSRMDRNDQSNGFNMHRGGPVSDRSRRVRGNQLDNGSRGSQRNRSGDFHGRR, encoded by the exons ATGGCGTACCACCGCCCATcgctgctgctccgccgccggcgcagcctcccttccccttcctccctcctcctcctcctccgccaccgcccattcgcctcctctccctccccgccctcgccctcggcccccTCGCCGGCCTCCTCTAAGCCCCCCGCCCTCTCCGCCCgcctcgccttcgtcttcgacCAGCTCGACGCCATCGACCGCTCCCGCTCCTCCGACCTCTCGGCCCGCGACGCTGCCCTCCGCCGCATCCAGTCCtggcgccgccccgcgccgccccctgaggcgccgccgctggagggagtggcaggACCGCGGCCAGAGCCGGGGCCGGAACCCGACGAACCGAAGAAGGAagccgaggcggcggtggcagcgggcGATGAGGTGGGGAGGATGAGCATGGAGGGGGTGCTGCGGAGGGAGGTGGAGCTGGTGCACCCCTGGCCCGAGTGGATCGAAATGATGGAGCGGCTGGCTCAGCAGAGGTACTTCGACCTCGGGCGGGCCGGTGGTGCTGACGAGGCCTCAATGGCCGCCGCGGTGCCCATGGACCTCTCAGAGGTCAGCGAGGAGGCCGGGTTCGACTTCTCCAGGGACTGGACCACTGTTAAGAACGCCTGTATGAACTTTGGCCGCGACCGGTTCGACATCCTCAA ATCATTGCCAAGGAAGGATCTTCAGATATTAGTGGGCCATGGGTGCCCCAGCATGGATGCAAAAGCTGTGTTTTCTGCAAAGCTGATAAGAAAACTTGTCCATCTTGATGAGGGCGAT GTATGTAGCTCTTGTAATTTACGAAATGTATGCTCAAGGGGTTACATCCTTACACGTAAAGAAGATGAAGCGAGGACCCTTGATGTTATGCGTATTTTATTGATCTATGGTTTTGATCACATAAAGGAAACAGTAGAGAACAAGCCTCTTCTCAAATTGAAATCTTTGAAGACTGTTGTCCGGAAATTAATACATGAGATTGTCAAGTTGAGCGCTGTTCCTATTGATCCTAATCTCCCACCTCCTGTAATAAGGAAACCTCCTCCTAAGGTGAAGCAACCACCTCCCCCACCAAAGAAGCGAGTTGGACGTGATGATGTAGAGATGAAGAAAGGAGATTGGCTCTGCCCTAA GTGTGACTTCATGAACTTTGCAAAAAACAATGTTTGCTTGCAGTGTGATGCTAAACGTCCAAAAAGGCAACTCCTCCCTGGAGAGTGGGAATGTCCTCG GTGCAATTTCTTGAACTATAGGCGGAATATGTCATGTTTCCATTGTGAGCATGACCGCCCTGCTGATGAGTACGCCAAGAGCCAAATGGAAGCAAAGCAATCGGCACTACGGAAAAGATTGGAAAGACCTCCACGCAAGTCTGATGTTTCTAGTTCATGGAACTTTGATTTTGATGATAATGAGTCAGACGGCGCTGATGTTGCTGCATTTGAGTTTGCTGATTCATCTAAAGCAAGGGAGAGCTCACCCGTGGACAGCATGTCCTACAGAGATTCTCCTAGGGGCTCAGAGGACGAGGACTTCAGAATGGCGGAAACAATGACTAAGGGAAGAGATAATAAGTTCTCAGAAAGAGATAGCTCGCCACCTTCTAGGGTTGGTtttgatgattttgatgatgaagaggatgacATTGACAGTTATGAACTTGACTTATCAAAAGGAAGTCAGGCTGGTGGAGTGTCAAGGATGAGTTATTCTGATCTTGAGAATGCTTCTGATTCAGAAGGTTTTGATGAATTTGATTACAGTAGAAAGCCCAGATATGCAGCCAAGGATGATATAGCAGCGCCCACTGATGAGGATGAATTTGAGGATCACCCTTCCCTGAGATCAAGTCATCTTGCTGATTCTTGGCATAAGACCAGAGGTCGGAGTGGTTCTAATAAATATAAAAGGGAATCTTTGGGATCAGAGAGTGATGACGGGATAGATTCTGATCTGGACGAGGACATTGACGAAGGTCTTGGAAGTAAACGAAGCCATATTCAGGGAAATCATGAGAGAGCTTCTGTCAGGCACAATGCACTTGCCTACAGTGATGATGAACCATTTCCTGATATGGATTCTGGTATGGTTGATCGGTTTCAGTCTAGGCGGACTAAGTCTTCCACAAACACCAGTGATAACTTCCGTGGCAGAAGCCGTAACTTGAATGATAGACAGTCTAGAGGGGACCGTTATAGTAGAATGGACCGGAACACCAGTGATAACTTCCGTGGCAGAAGCCGTAACTTGAATGATAGACAGTCTAGAGGGGACCGTTATAGTAGAATGGACCGGAACACCAGTGATAACTTCCGTGGCAGAAGCCGTAACTTGAATGATAGACAGTCTAGAGGGGACCGTTATAGTAGAATGGACCGGAACGACCAATCTAATGGTTTTAATATGCATCGTGGTGGGCCGGTATCGGATAGGAGTCGCAGAGTTAGAGGAAATCAGCTCGATAATGGTTCAAGAGGTTCACAAAGAAATAGAAGTGGCGACTTCCATGGCAGGCGCTGA
- the LOC120669080 gene encoding glutamine-dependent NAD(+) synthetase-like isoform X1, producing MRLLRVATCNLNQWAMDFDTNLRNVKESIARAKAAGAAVRVGPELELTGYGCEDHFLEQDTTAHAWECLKDILTGDYTDNILCSIGMPVIFNSVRYNCQVFCLNRKIIMIRPKMSLANDGNYREFRWFSAWTFKDEIVEFQLPIEVSEAISQDTVPFGYGYMRFLDVSLAAETCEELFTANAPRIDLALNGVEVFMNASGSHHQLRKLNLRIDSIRNATQTCGGVYMYANQQGCDGGRLYYDGCCCIAVNGDLVAQGSQFSLKDVEVMDALVDLDAVSSYRASVSSFREQASHRTNVPFVKVPYKLCQSFRNGMVPTSPVQVLYHCPEEEIAFGPSCWLWDYLRRSQASGFLLPLSGGADSSSVAAIVGCMCQLVIKDIEKGDEQVKADALRIGQYKDGEVPTDSRELAKRLFYTVYMGTENSSEDTRSRAKRLADEIGSFHLNVPIDSIVSAFLSLFETLTGKRPRYKVDGGSNIENLGLQNIQARIRMVLAFMMASLMPWVHNKSGFYLVLGSSNVDEGLRGYLTKYDCSSADINPIGSVSKQDLRAFLRWAAIHLKYSSLAEVESAPPTAELEPIRANYSQLDEVDMGMTYEELSIYGRLRKIFRCGPVSMFQNLCHSWCGRLSPSEVADKVKHFFKYYAINRHKMTVLTPSYHAESYSPEDNRFDLRQFLYNSRWPYQFQKINELVQEMDKDGKWETPAEGQLTMQTGAQGSGMGVVAAGSANPSAGF from the exons ATGAGGCTGCTGCGGGTCGCCACGTGCAACCTCAACCAGTGGGCGATGGACTTCGACACCAACCTCCGCAACGTCAAGGAGTCCATCGCCCGCGccaaggccgccggcgccgccgtccgcgtcggccccgagctcgagctcaccggctACGGCTGCGAGGACCACTTCCTCGAGCAGGACACCACTGCGCACGC ATGGGAGTGCTTAAAGGACATTTTAACTGGGGACTATACAGACAACATCTTATGCAGCATAGGAATGCCAGTTATTTTTAATAGCGTACGGTATAATTGCCAAGTCTTCTGCCTAAATCGCAAGATAATCATGATTCGACCAAAGATGTCCCTTGCAAATGATGGAAATTATCGGGAATTTCGGTGGTTTTCTGCTTGGACATTTAAAGATGAGATTGTTGAGTTTCAACTCCCAATTGAAGTCTCAGAGGCTATATCCCAGGATACTGTACCTTTTGGTTATGGTTACATGCGGTTTTTAGATGT ATCTTTGGCTGCTGAAACCTGTGAAGAGCTCTTTACTGCAAATGCTCCTCGGATTGACTTAGCATTGAATGGTGTTGAGGTTTTCATGAATGCGAGTGGAAGCCACCATCAGCTGAGGAAGCTCAATCTTCGGATTGATTCCATAAGGAATGCAACCCAAACATGTGGCGGTGTTTACATGTATGCTAATCAGCAGGGATGTGATGGTGGCCGCCTTTATTATG ATGGTTGTTGCTGCATTGCGGTAAATGGTGATTTGGTAGCCCAGGGATCCCAATTCTCATTAAAGGATGTAGAAGTGATGGATGCTTTGGTGGATCTTGATGCT GTATCAAGTTATCGAGCATCTGTTTCTAGTTTCAGAGAGCAAGCAAGCCACAGAACAAATGTACCTTTTGTGAAGGTACCATATAAGCTTTGCCAATCATTTCGGAATGGAATGGTTCCAACTAGTCCAGTTCAG GTTCTATATCACTGTCCCGAAGAGGAGATTGCTTTTGGACCTAGTTGTTGGTTATGGGATTATTTAAGGAGGAGTCAAGCTTCAGGATTTTTGCTTCCACTTTCTGGTGGTGCAGATAGTTCATCTGTTGCAGCAATAGTCGGGTGCATGTGCCAGCTTGTCATAAAAG ATATAGAGAAAGGAGACGAGCAAGTTAAGGCAGATGCTTTGAGAATTGGGCAGTATAAAGATGGGGAGGTTCCCACAGACAGCAGAGAACTTGCTAAACGTCTATTTTACACTGTTTACATGGGAACCGAAAACAG TTCTGAAGATACCAGGTCACGTGCCAAAAGGCTAGCTGATGAGATTGGTTCATTCCACTTGAACGTACCCATCGACAGTATTGTATCTGCCTTTCTTTCCTTGTTTGAAACATTGACTGGTAAACGACCACGCTACAAG GTTGATGGGGGATCAAATATCGAGAATTTGGGGTTGCAAAATATTCAAGCACGAATCAGGATGGTTCTAGCCTTTATGATGGCTTCTCTTATGCCATGGGTCCACAACAAATCTGGGTTCTATCTTGTTCTGGGAAGCTCAAATGTTGATGAAGGGTTACGTGGTTATTTGACAAAG TATGACTGCAGTTCGGCTGATATAAACCCCATCGGAAGTGTTAGTAAACAAGACCTGAGGGCTTTCTTACGATGGGCAGCAATTCATCTCAAGTATTCATCATTGGCTGAAGTTGAATCTGCACCACCtactgcagagcttgagccaaTACGTGCAAACTACAGTCAG TTGGATGAAGTGGACATGGGAATGACATACGAGGAGTTGTCAATATATGGAAGGTTAAGGAAAATTTTCCGATGTGGTCCTGTTTCAATGTTTCAG AACCTGTGCCACAGTTGGTGTGGGAGATTATCTCCATCTGAAGTGGCTGACAAAGTGAAGCACTTCTTCAAATACTATGCCATAAATCGGCATAAGATGACTGTTTTGACGCCATCTTATCATGCTGAG AGTTATTCACCAGAGGATAACAGGTTTGATCTTCGCCAGTTTCTATACAACTCAAGGTGGCCCTACCAATTTCAGAAGATCAACGAGCTCGTGCAGGAGATGGACAAAGATGGCAAATGGGAAACTCCTGCAGAAGGGCAACTGACAATGCAGACAGGCGCGCAAGGAAGTGGAATGGGAGTtgtggcggccggatccgccaATCCCAGTGCCGGGTTCTGA
- the LOC120669080 gene encoding glutamine-dependent NAD(+) synthetase-like isoform X2 → MRLLRVATCNLNQWAMDFDTNLRNVKESIARAKAAGAAVRVGPELELTGYGCEDHFLEQDTTAHAWECLKDILTGDYTDNILCSIGMPVIFNSVRYNCQVFCLNRKIIMIRPKMSLANDGNYREFRWFSAWTFKDEIVEFQLPIEVSEAISQDTVPFGYGYMRFLDVSLAAETCEELFTANAPRIDLALNGVEVFMNASGSHHQLRKLNLRIDSIRNATQTCGGVYMYANQQGCDGGRLYYDGCCCIAVNGDLVAQGSQFSLKDVEVMDALVDLDAVSSYRASVSSFREQASHRTNVPFVKVPYKLCQSFRNGMVPTSPVQVLYHCPEEEIAFGPSCWLWDYLRRSQASGFLLPLSGGADSSSVAAIVGCMCQLVIKDIEKGDEQVKADALRIGQYKDGEVPTDSRELAKRLFYTVYMGTENSSEDTRSRAKRLADEIGSFHLNVPIDSIVSAFLSLFETLTGKRPRYKVDGGSNIENLGLQNIQARIRMVLAFMMASLMPWVHNKSGFYLVLGSSNVDEGLRGYLTKYDCSSADINPIGSVSKQDLRAFLRWAAIHLKYSSLAEVESAPPTAELEPIRANYSQLDEVDMGMTYEELSIYGRLRKIFRCGPVSMFQWAPKLQC, encoded by the exons ATGAGGCTGCTGCGGGTCGCCACGTGCAACCTCAACCAGTGGGCGATGGACTTCGACACCAACCTCCGCAACGTCAAGGAGTCCATCGCCCGCGccaaggccgccggcgccgccgtccgcgtcggccccgagctcgagctcaccggctACGGCTGCGAGGACCACTTCCTCGAGCAGGACACCACTGCGCACGC ATGGGAGTGCTTAAAGGACATTTTAACTGGGGACTATACAGACAACATCTTATGCAGCATAGGAATGCCAGTTATTTTTAATAGCGTACGGTATAATTGCCAAGTCTTCTGCCTAAATCGCAAGATAATCATGATTCGACCAAAGATGTCCCTTGCAAATGATGGAAATTATCGGGAATTTCGGTGGTTTTCTGCTTGGACATTTAAAGATGAGATTGTTGAGTTTCAACTCCCAATTGAAGTCTCAGAGGCTATATCCCAGGATACTGTACCTTTTGGTTATGGTTACATGCGGTTTTTAGATGT ATCTTTGGCTGCTGAAACCTGTGAAGAGCTCTTTACTGCAAATGCTCCTCGGATTGACTTAGCATTGAATGGTGTTGAGGTTTTCATGAATGCGAGTGGAAGCCACCATCAGCTGAGGAAGCTCAATCTTCGGATTGATTCCATAAGGAATGCAACCCAAACATGTGGCGGTGTTTACATGTATGCTAATCAGCAGGGATGTGATGGTGGCCGCCTTTATTATG ATGGTTGTTGCTGCATTGCGGTAAATGGTGATTTGGTAGCCCAGGGATCCCAATTCTCATTAAAGGATGTAGAAGTGATGGATGCTTTGGTGGATCTTGATGCT GTATCAAGTTATCGAGCATCTGTTTCTAGTTTCAGAGAGCAAGCAAGCCACAGAACAAATGTACCTTTTGTGAAGGTACCATATAAGCTTTGCCAATCATTTCGGAATGGAATGGTTCCAACTAGTCCAGTTCAG GTTCTATATCACTGTCCCGAAGAGGAGATTGCTTTTGGACCTAGTTGTTGGTTATGGGATTATTTAAGGAGGAGTCAAGCTTCAGGATTTTTGCTTCCACTTTCTGGTGGTGCAGATAGTTCATCTGTTGCAGCAATAGTCGGGTGCATGTGCCAGCTTGTCATAAAAG ATATAGAGAAAGGAGACGAGCAAGTTAAGGCAGATGCTTTGAGAATTGGGCAGTATAAAGATGGGGAGGTTCCCACAGACAGCAGAGAACTTGCTAAACGTCTATTTTACACTGTTTACATGGGAACCGAAAACAG TTCTGAAGATACCAGGTCACGTGCCAAAAGGCTAGCTGATGAGATTGGTTCATTCCACTTGAACGTACCCATCGACAGTATTGTATCTGCCTTTCTTTCCTTGTTTGAAACATTGACTGGTAAACGACCACGCTACAAG GTTGATGGGGGATCAAATATCGAGAATTTGGGGTTGCAAAATATTCAAGCACGAATCAGGATGGTTCTAGCCTTTATGATGGCTTCTCTTATGCCATGGGTCCACAACAAATCTGGGTTCTATCTTGTTCTGGGAAGCTCAAATGTTGATGAAGGGTTACGTGGTTATTTGACAAAG TATGACTGCAGTTCGGCTGATATAAACCCCATCGGAAGTGTTAGTAAACAAGACCTGAGGGCTTTCTTACGATGGGCAGCAATTCATCTCAAGTATTCATCATTGGCTGAAGTTGAATCTGCACCACCtactgcagagcttgagccaaTACGTGCAAACTACAGTCAG TTGGATGAAGTGGACATGGGAATGACATACGAGGAGTTGTCAATATATGGAAGGTTAAGGAAAATTTTCCGATGTGGTCCTGTTTCAATGTTTCAG TGGGCCCCTAAGTTGCAATGCTAA